The following proteins are co-located in the Bubalus bubalis isolate 160015118507 breed Murrah chromosome 21, NDDB_SH_1, whole genome shotgun sequence genome:
- the SMIM4 gene encoding small integral membrane protein 4, with the protein MRTPLHSDWRTRESRLTLGGGGPGSGSGAQRPAPYRLRAPLLTTVEAVQDSDCKATWPSDSARTGRAALVSSGRSSLRSALPSSNDLPMSGMFSRAQVRRVLQRVPGKQRFGVYRFLPFFFVLGGTMEWIMIKVRVGQETFYDVYRRKASERQYQRRLQDASETELQQSIKGPS; encoded by the exons ATGCGCACTCCGTTACATTCTGATTGGCGGACCCGCGAGTCCCGTCTCACCCTTGGTGGAGGCGGCCCAGGTTCTGGGTCCGGAGCTCAGCGCCCAGCTCCTTACCGTCTTCGGGCTCCACTGTTGACCACCGTGGAGGCGGTGCAAGACTCGGATTGCAAGGCAACCTGGCCGTCGGACTCAGCAAGGACGGGCAGAGCGGCTTTGGTTTCATCCGGGCGCTCCAGCCTTCGTTCCGCCTTACCCTCCTCCAACGACCTCCCTATGTCCGGCATGTTTTCCAGGGCCCAGGTGAGGCGGGTTCTGCAGCGGGTGCCCGGGAAGCAGCGATTCGGCGTCTACAGGTTCCTGCCCTTCTTTTTTGTCCTCGGAGGAACGATGGAGTGGATCATGATTAAAGTGCGCGTGGGCCAGGAGACCTTTT ATGACGTCTACCGCAGAAAAGCCTCAGAAAGACAGTATCAGAGAAGGCTGCAAGATGCATCAGAGACTGAACTTCAGCagtcaataaa gggaccttcctga